In Sphingobacterium sp. R2, the genomic stretch CCTTGCGATCCTGAAGAACTCTTGCTTCGCATACAGAATATATTAAAACGGAATCAGAAAAATAGTACGCCAAAATCGATTGTCCTCGGGACATATGTATTTCACCCCGAACAGTTAGTATTAAGCCATGCACAGGGTCAGTTTAAGCTCACTGAACGCGAAGCACAACTGCTCCTATTTCTATGGCAACACAGGGGCCAGCTTGTCACGCGTGAAGATATTCTTGAAAAGGTATGGGGGAATGCAGATTTCTTTACCGGAAGGAGCATGGATGTCTTTGTTACCCGGATCCGCAAATATTTAAGCCTGGATCCCAATCTGAGCATCAATTCCAATAGAGGTGTCGGATTTACGATTCAATTTTAAGCGTTATCCAGCAATCTCTTCCTTCCGTTTGTTCCATAATTTCTCTGCCCAACGGCCAACAAACCAAAAGGACACGGCCAAAATCAAAAAGAATACTGCTCGATTGATGTTGTCCCAGAGGTATTCCACATAACGTGTATAGATATTGAGCACTAAAAATACAAACCCAACTTCTCTGGTCACATTGTCTTTCGCTTTTAATCCATAGACGACTAGAAATACAGATACCGCAGTTGACAATATACCCCAGTAGAACATATGGTATTGACGTACGGTGGTCCATTCATAAAAATCAGCATAATTCCCAAAAATAGAGAGTGTCCATAAGGATACCATCAGGTAGATCAATCCGACAATATAACTGATAGGCTGAAAGACTTGTAGCTGTGCGAACCGTGGCTGAGCCCAAACGGCCAGTGCAGTGATCAGTGTCCCAAAAATGGTAAACCGAAGGGGATAATTCATTCCCCAAAACTTGAAGCCCCAATTGCTATGGTACGCCGTTTCGGTTGCAAACCATACCCCTAGCGCCAATAGCATAAATGTCCAGATGAGCTTACTATCAAGCTTGACAGCAAGAAAGCCATAAATCGCCACGGAAAGCAAAAATAAAAGCGAGTAGTGCATGGTATCTTTATCCAATACCTTACCCATAAATCCAATACAGGCTGCCGTAGCGAAAACTCCAATCAGCATCATGGTTTCGGTGGATAAGTTTTTATACGGATAGCGTTTCTTATAGCGCAACCCCAGGGTATAGAACAATACGGCCACGGCAGCAAAAAAGAAACAAAACAAGATATTTGGTGCTTCGTAAAGGGTATCCACAAAGGCTAGGAATGACGCATCGGTAAACAGCGAAAAAACGGCGAATACCAGAGATGCCAGTGCAATCCAAAAAGCATACCGAGCCAGTTGCCCCCAATCAAAACTTTTCACGTCCAAACTCTCCATCAGCTCGTTCGCTTTTTGCTCATCCAATAAATTTTCTTTCTTCCAGAATTGGACAATATCATCGATCGATTGCTTTTCTTGTTTGCTGACGTCGTATTTTCGCATACATTTAGATTTATGGTGCAAGGTACATTATTTTTTTAAATCACTTGTATATCACATTTTATTCCAAAAGTCAGATCGGCTCGCATAATTCCTTTAAAATCTGTAATTTTGCATGTTTTGCATTTAATCCCTCACAAAGGGACCTTAAGGAGTTTTCATGGCAATAAAAAGAAGTCCAGATTTGGGCGAACAAAGTGAAGTTCAGGTATTTGGAGCGCGTGCGCACAATTTAAAAAATATAGATGTTTCTTTTCCAAGAAATGAATTGGTTGTAATTACAGGGCTAAGTGGAAGTGGAAAGTCATCGTTGGCTTTTGACACCATTTATGCCGAGGGGCAACGCCGCTATATGGAGACATTCAGTGCGTATAGCCGCCAGTTTTTGGGTGGTATGGAACGTCCGGATGTGGATAAGATATCGGGCTTAAGTCCGGTAATCTCCATTGAACAGAAAACCACCAGCAAGAACCCCAGGTCTACTGTTGGAACGATCACTGAGGTGTATGATTTTATGCGCTTACTTTTTGCCCGTGCTGGAGAAGCCTACTCTTATGTGACCGGAAAAAAGATGGAGCGCATGTCGGACGATCAGGTCATTGAACGTATTCTGACAGAATTTGAAGGACAGGCTTTAAATATCCTGGCACCTGTGGTCAAAGGACGTAAGGGGCATTATCGGGAATTGTTCGAACAAATCCGCAAGCAAGGTTATGTGAAGGTGCGTGTGGATGGGGAAATATTGGATCTTGTTCCAAAAATGCAGGTTGACCGGTATAAAATACACGATATTGAAATCGTAGTAGATCGTCTGAAAGTAGAGCGTGAAGATAAAAAGCGCTTACAGACTTCGGTCATGCAGGCGATGAAAACAGCAAAAGGAATCATCAAAGTATCTAACAAGGACAATCAGGAGCAATTTTATAGCCGGTACCTCATGGATGCGGAATCGGGTATTTCGTATGATGAGCCGCAACCAAATACGTTTTCATTCAATTCGCCTTATGGTGCTTGTCCCACGTGTGATGGTTTAGGCTATATTTTTGAAATTGATAAGCAAGCGGTTATTCCGGACAAAAAGCTAAGCATTCAAAAAGGCGGTTTAGCGCCTCTGGGGCCCACGCGTGAAAACTGGACTTCGGAAGTCTTGAAAGCTGTCGCTAAAAAATTGGATTTTACCATTTCCACGCCGCTTGAAAAGCTCAATGAAGCACAGATTGATCAGCTTTTGTTTGGAAATAAAGAAGAACCTATCGTTGTCACGGTTTCTTATGGCAGTTATGGCACGCGTGAATATCGCGTTGAATTTGAAGGCATCTTTAAGATGCTGGAGGAATTTTCGGGCAAATCGTCCGATGAAGCCCCTTCGTTAGATGATTTCAGAACAAAAGTTACCTGTCCGACCTGTGCGGGCGCACGATTGAAAAAAGAATCTTTACATTTCAAAATTGCCGATAAGAATATTCATGAACTTGCTACGATGGATATTACTTCCATCAAAGAATGGTTTGACCAGGTAGAAAGTAAACTTGACGAACGCCAGCTTATTATTGCAACAGAGATCTTAAAGGAAATCCGTGCGCGTTTGGGTTTCTTGCTGGATGTAGGCTTAAATTACCTGACCCTGGACCGTACAGCGAAGACGCTTTCAGGTGGTGAGGCACAACGCATTCGTTTGGCCACACAGATTGGTTCGCAATTAGTCAATGTACTTTACATTCTTGATGAGCCGAGTATCGGACTGCATCAGCGGGACAATGAGCGACTTATCAATGCACTTAAAAACCTACGCGATATTGGTAATTCGGTGCTTGTGGTAGAACATGATAAAGACATGATCCTACATGCCGACCATGTTATCGACATGGGACCTGCTGCGGGAGTTCATGGTGGTACGGTGGTTGCCGAAGGCACACCTAAGGAAATCTTAAAATCAGACTCCCTAACGGCAGCTTATCTCAACGGAACAAAAGCGGTAAAAATCCCTGAAAAACGGCGTACG encodes the following:
- a CDS encoding DUF2157 domain-containing protein produces the protein MRKYDVSKQEKQSIDDIVQFWKKENLLDEQKANELMESLDVKSFDWGQLARYAFWIALASLVFAVFSLFTDASFLAFVDTLYEAPNILFCFFFAAVAVLFYTLGLRYKKRYPYKNLSTETMMLIGVFATAACIGFMGKVLDKDTMHYSLLFLLSVAIYGFLAVKLDSKLIWTFMLLALGVWFATETAYHSNWGFKFWGMNYPLRFTIFGTLITALAVWAQPRFAQLQVFQPISYIVGLIYLMVSLWTLSIFGNYADFYEWTTVRQYHMFYWGILSTAVSVFLVVYGLKAKDNVTREVGFVFLVLNIYTRYVEYLWDNINRAVFFLILAVSFWFVGRWAEKLWNKRKEEIAG
- the uvrA gene encoding excinuclease ABC subunit UvrA; protein product: MAIKRSPDLGEQSEVQVFGARAHNLKNIDVSFPRNELVVITGLSGSGKSSLAFDTIYAEGQRRYMETFSAYSRQFLGGMERPDVDKISGLSPVISIEQKTTSKNPRSTVGTITEVYDFMRLLFARAGEAYSYVTGKKMERMSDDQVIERILTEFEGQALNILAPVVKGRKGHYRELFEQIRKQGYVKVRVDGEILDLVPKMQVDRYKIHDIEIVVDRLKVEREDKKRLQTSVMQAMKTAKGIIKVSNKDNQEQFYSRYLMDAESGISYDEPQPNTFSFNSPYGACPTCDGLGYIFEIDKQAVIPDKKLSIQKGGLAPLGPTRENWTSEVLKAVAKKLDFTISTPLEKLNEAQIDQLLFGNKEEPIVVTVSYGSYGTREYRVEFEGIFKMLEEFSGKSSDEAPSLDDFRTKVTCPTCAGARLKKESLHFKIADKNIHELATMDITSIKEWFDQVESKLDERQLIIATEILKEIRARLGFLLDVGLNYLTLDRTAKTLSGGEAQRIRLATQIGSQLVNVLYILDEPSIGLHQRDNERLINALKNLRDIGNSVLVVEHDKDMILHADHVIDMGPAAGVHGGTVVAEGTPKEILKSDSLTAAYLNGTKAVKIPEKRRTGNGKTLSLRGATGHNLKNLSVSFPLGKLIVVSGVSGSGKSSLITGTLYPILNKHFFRAKATPLPFKKIEGLEHIDKVIEIDQSPIGRTPRSNPSTYTGVFSDIRTLFVQLPEAKIRGYKPGRFSFNVKGGRCETCQGAGLKVIEMNFLPDVQVPCETCHGKRYNRETLEVRYKGKSISDVLDMSINDAVDFFENVPSIYRKIKTLQDVGLGYITLGQSSTTLSGGEAQRVKLATELSKKDTGNTFYILDEPTTGLHFEDVNVLMGVINRLVDRGNTVLIIEHNLDVVKSADWVIDIGPEGGKEGGQVLFEGTPENLIKNNKSETARFLKLEM
- a CDS encoding response regulator transcription factor produces the protein MNKLLLVEDDPDFGFMLKQYLELSAFVVDWMAQPQDLMENFQQLAGYDLVILDVMLPQISGFSLAKEINALHPALPFIFLTAKEQKIDKLTGLKIGADDYVTKPCDPEELLLRIQNILKRNQKNSTPKSIVLGTYVFHPEQLVLSHAQGQFKLTEREAQLLLFLWQHRGQLVTREDILEKVWGNADFFTGRSMDVFVTRIRKYLSLDPNLSINSNRGVGFTIQF